From the Kribbella sp. CA-293567 genome, the window GTTTGGACAAGCTGACTCCTCAGGTCGGATCTTGGTATGCCCGACGGTAAGGGTTTTCCGTTATGCTCGTCCAAGCCCATTTCCGCATCGACCGATACCGTGAGGGCATCGAATGGATCTGTCGCTCCAGCAGTTGCGTGGCTTCGTCGCGGTCGCCGAAGAGCAGCACTTCGGCCGCGCCGCCCAGCGCCTGAACCTGACCCAGCCGCCGCTGACCCGGCAGATCCAGGGGCTGGAGCGCTCTCTGGGCGTCTCCCTGTTCGACCGGACCGGCAGGGGAGTGCGGCTCACCGCCGCCGGCGACGTCTTCCTCGAGCACACCCGGCGAGTGCTGGCGCTGCTCGACGTCGCGCCCGAAGCGACGCGGCGGGCGGCCGATGGGCAGACCGGCACCCTGCGGATCGCGTTCACCGCGATCGGGGCGTACGCCGTACTGGCGGACTTCCTGACGATGGTCGGCAAACGGACCCCGGCGGTCACCTCGGAGCTGACCGAACTGGTGAGTCCCGACCAGTTCGAGGCGCTGGCCAACCTGGAGATCGATCTCGGGCTGGTCCGGCCGCCGATCCCCGAGCAGTTCGACTCGGTGCTGGTGCACTCCGAGGACCTGGTGCTCGCCGTACCGGACGACCACAAGCTCGCCTCGGGTGAGGGAGCGGTCTCTCTGGCGGACGTGACCGACGACTACATCGGCTACAGCCCGGAGGGGTCGCAGTACCTGCACGACATCTGCGCGGCGATGATCGGCATGAACCGGTACGCCGTCAGCCAGCTCGCCTCCCAGGTCCCGACGATGCTCGCGCTGGTTCGGGCCGGGCTCGGCTGCGCTCTGGTGCCGCGCTCGATCATGGCGATGGGCGTGCAGGGAGTCCGCTACCGCGAACTCGACGCGGCAGACGCTCACTCGGTGACGCTGCACGCGGCTTGGAGCCCGGACAGCCCGAACCCCGCTCTCCAGCGGCTGGCCGAGTCGTTGAAGGCCGATCCGCACCTCGACGCTTGACCTAGAGTCGGCTCTAGCTCCTAGGGTCGAGTCATGAGCACCCCACAGCACAAGATCGGCTCGGGCTTCGGCCACGGCAGCACGGCGGACGAGGTCCTCGAAGGCCTCGACCTGACCGGCAAACTCGCGCTCGTGACAGGCGGCTACTCGGGACTCGGGCTGGAGACCACTCGCGCGCTGGTCAAGGCGGGCGCGCGGGTCGTCGTACCGGCACGGCGTCCGCAGGCAGCTCAGGAAGCGCTCTCCGGCCTGGCCGGTGTCGAGGTCGGTGAACTGGACCTCGCCGACCTGGCGAGCGTGCACGCTTTCGCGGACGAGTTCCTGGCCACCGGCCGATCGATCGACCTGCAGATCAACAACGCCGCCGTGATGGCCTGCCCGGAGACCCGGGTCGGCCCCGGGTGGGAGGCACAGTTCGCGACGAACCACCTCGGTCATTTCGCTCTGACCAACCGGTTGTGGCCGGCCCTCGCCGCTGACGGCGGCGCCCGAGTGGTGTCGGTCTCCTCGTCGGGACACCGCAACTCCGACATCCGCTGGGACGACCCGCAGTTCGAGCAGGGCTACGACAAGTGGGCGGCGTACGGGCAGGCCAAGACCGCCAACTCGCTGTTCGCGGTCCAGCTCGATGCTCTGGGCAAGGATTCCGGCGTGCGCGCGTTCGCGCTGCACCCGGGCGGCATCCTGACCCCGCTGCAGCGTCACCTCCCTCGCGAGGAGATGGTCGGCTTCGGCTGGATCGACGAAGACGGCAACCCACTGCAACCGGACGTGTTCAAGAGCCCCGAGGCCGGTGCCGCCACTCAGGTCTGGGCTGCCACCTCGCCGCAGCTCGACGGCCAGGGCGGTGTCTTCTGCGAGGACTGCGAGATCGCGGAACTGTCCACCGACGACGCCCCCGGCGTCCGCCCGTACGCCGTCGACCCCGCCTCGGCCGCCCGGCTGTGGACGCTGTCCGCAGAGCTCACCGGAGTGGACGCGTTCAGCAAGTAGCCTGATGGCATCACTACTTCAGACCTTCAGCACCCGACTGAGCCGCGTCGTCAACACCACCCGGCCGTTGGCGCGGCCAGTCCGAGCGCGGCCCCCTCGTGCCCGGCCGATGGCGCGGCCAGTCCGAGCGCGGCCCCCACGTATCCGGCCGTTGGCGCGGCCAGCCTGATCGCGGCCGCCTCGTACCCGGCCCCCTCCTGCCCGGCCGTCGGCGCTGTGGTCGGCGCCCTTCGCGCCGCCGGGTGCGTGTTCGCGGAGGACGAAGCGGCGCTGCTGATCTCCGCAGCCCGCGACGACGCGTCGCTCGACCTGGAGCGCCTGGTCGAGCAACGCGTCGCCGGGTTGCCTCTCGAGCAGGTGATCGGGTTCGCCGAGTTCTGCGGGTTGCGGATCCTGCTGGATGCCGGCGTGTTCGTGCCGCGGCGGCGTACGGAGCATCTGGTCACCGAGGCGAGAGCGCTCACTCGCCCGCACGCCGTGGTCGTCGACCTCTGTTGCGGCTCCGGCGCCCTCGGCGTCGCGGTCGCAGCCCCACAGCCGGTCGACCTGCACGCGGCCGACCTCGAACCAGCCGCGGTCCGCTGCGCCCGCCGTAACGTCGAACCGCTCGGCGGCCAGGTGCACGAGGGCGACCTGTACTCCGCCCTCCCAGACTCCCTGCGCGGCCAGATCTCCGTCCTGCTCGCCAACGTCCCCTACGTCCCGACCGACGAAGTCCGCTTCCTGCCGGCCGAAGCCCGCCTGCACGAACCACTCGTCACCCTCGACGGCGGCACCGACGGCCTGGACATCTTCCGACGCGTCAGCGCCGAAGCCACCCAATGGCTCGCTCCCGGCGGGAGCATGCTCGCCGAAACCAGCGAGGACCAAGCCTCCACGGCAGCCGCCATCCTCGCGGCAGACGGCCTGACCCCACGAATCAGCACCTCCGCCGACCTCTACGCCACCGTCATCATCGGCACAAAGGACTAGCCCCGTGGAGATCCGCCCAGCCACCACCGCCGACCTCCCCGGCATCGCGGCCACCAGCGCCGCCTTGTTCGCCGAAGACGCCGGCCAGCGCGACCCCTTTCGCAACCAGGCCTGGCCCGCGGCCCACGGCGAGCAGTGGATCGCAGACCTCCACAGCAACCCGGCCGCCCGGATCTTCGTCGCCGCTGATGGCGCTGAGGTGGTCGGCCACCTGATCGCGATCTACGAACCCCCGTCGGACATGTGGCTGGTTCCTCGGGCGGAACTGGTGAGCATGTTCGTCCGACCTCCTGTCCGCGGTCGCGGTCTCGGAGGTCAGTTGGTCGACGCGTTCACAATCTGGGCGCGAGCACGTGGCGCGGTCCGCCTCCAGGTCACGGCGTACGCGACGAACGAAGCCGCGCAGCGCCTGTATCAGAGCCGGGGCTTCAAACCCGCCTCAGTCGTTCTGGCCAACGACCTCTGACGCAGGGCAGCGCCGGCACCAGCACCTGGCACCGGCACTGCCATGGGGGTCAGCGCAAGCTGCTGCAGAGCTTGTTGGATGCGATGATGCTGTACGAGCTGATCTCGTTGTCGGCCCAGGGCGCGCCGGCGATGTCGAAGGACTTGGACGTGCCGTTCGGCGAGATCCTGAACGAGCGGCCGCCGAAGTTGTCGTGCTCGAAGACGCAGAAGTACGCCCCCGTGCGGTTCCAGTAGGCCGACGCCGCGTCGCCCATCCCGCGGTTCTCCAGGTCCCGGTCCGAGGTCGGGAAACCGCCGGCCGCGCGGAGCAGCCAGCCGTTTCCGTTGCTGTCCTCGAACATGCAGAAGTGGCCCGCGGGACAGTCCTTGGTCGCGGCGTTCGCGGGTACGGCGGCGGCAGTCAGCAGCGCGGCGGTGATACCGGTCGCGGTGAGCGCGGCGGCCAGAAAACGTCGTACGTGCAGGAAGGATCCCCTCGAATGAATCCGGATGCATTTGATCAGACCCTCCGCAGCACATGGAGGAGGTAGTCGCGGCGGTTGAGCGGGTCGTGATCGGTCCGAGGACGGCTGGGAACCGCGCCGGTGACCGGGTGATAGCGATCGAAGGCCGACTCGAGGACGCCTTCGCCGCGGGTGAGAGCCGGGAGTTGCCGTTCCAGTCGGTCCACGGCCGCGGCTGGGATCTCTCCTTCGAGAGTCGAGGTTTCGGCTGCCAGTGCGGGCACCCGAGGGACTGCCCGGAGGCGGGAGAGCGCGGCCAGAGCGGCGCGGACGGTGTCGGTCGGCAGGTCGAGCTGGAAGTGGTGCATCGGCTCGTGGACCGTGGTGCCGGCTTCCTGGAGAGCGGCCATCAGGACGAGTGGGGTGAGATTGCGGAAGTCGCCGGCGGTGCTCGACATGCTCTTGTCGAAGACCGCGTGGGCGTGGCTCTGGCGGGCGGAGTACCCCGAATGCGTCATCGTCACGATCGCGTCGGGGATCTGCCAGCCGTGGATGCCTTGGCGCAGGGTCTCGTGGACGGTCTCCTCGACCGCCTTGACGAACGCGTACGGCATCGAACCGAGCTCGACCTCCAGGCGGAACGTGACCCCGGACTTCACCGGTGCCGGCTCGACCCGCAGGCCGATCGTCGCGAGGAACGGATTCGGGTCCTGCTTGTTGAACTCGACCGCAGCCCCGCTGCCGTTCAGCCGCTCGATACAGATCGTCGTCGTCTCCCGGAAGGTGACTTCGATGCCGTACTCGACCGCCAGGGTGGTCTGGGTGACCTCCTTCTGGACTTCGCCGTACAGCGACACGAAGGTCTCCTGGCGGAGATCGTCCTGACGCAGGTTGATCAGCGGATCCTGCTCGGCCAGCTGAGAGAGCGCCACCTGCAGATTCCCCTTGTCCGACGGCCTGACCGGCGCGATCACCGTCTCCAGCGTCGGGGGAGCGAAGAACGCGCTCTCTGCCGGACTGGCGCCGGCGCCGATCGCGTCACCGATCCGGATCCCGCCGAGTCCCCACAGCTTGCCGATCTGCCCGGCCGAAACCTCCGGCCTGCTCAGCACCGCACCGTTGTCGAAGACGCTGATCGCAGTCACCTTCGCCTCCCGGTCACCCTGGAAACAGAGCCGGTCCCGGGTGCGGATCGACCCCGAGAACAGCCGCACGAACGCAACCTCCTCGCCTGCCGGTCCACGTTCGACCTTGAAGACCGAGC encodes:
- a CDS encoding SDR family NAD(P)-dependent oxidoreductase, whose protein sequence is MSTPQHKIGSGFGHGSTADEVLEGLDLTGKLALVTGGYSGLGLETTRALVKAGARVVVPARRPQAAQEALSGLAGVEVGELDLADLASVHAFADEFLATGRSIDLQINNAAVMACPETRVGPGWEAQFATNHLGHFALTNRLWPALAADGGARVVSVSSSGHRNSDIRWDDPQFEQGYDKWAAYGQAKTANSLFAVQLDALGKDSGVRAFALHPGGILTPLQRHLPREEMVGFGWIDEDGNPLQPDVFKSPEAGAATQVWAATSPQLDGQGGVFCEDCEIAELSTDDAPGVRPYAVDPASAARLWTLSAELTGVDAFSK
- a CDS encoding LysR family transcriptional regulator, coding for MDLSLQQLRGFVAVAEEQHFGRAAQRLNLTQPPLTRQIQGLERSLGVSLFDRTGRGVRLTAAGDVFLEHTRRVLALLDVAPEATRRAADGQTGTLRIAFTAIGAYAVLADFLTMVGKRTPAVTSELTELVSPDQFEALANLEIDLGLVRPPIPEQFDSVLVHSEDLVLAVPDDHKLASGEGAVSLADVTDDYIGYSPEGSQYLHDICAAMIGMNRYAVSQLASQVPTMLALVRAGLGCALVPRSIMAMGVQGVRYRELDAADAHSVTLHAAWSPDSPNPALQRLAESLKADPHLDA
- a CDS encoding elongation factor G codes for the protein MRTLNLGILAHVDAGKTSLTERLLYAAGVIDAVGSVDHGSTQTDSLALERQRGITIKSAVVSFAIDDVTVNLIDTPGHPDFIAEVERALSVLDGAVLVVSVVEGVQAQTRVLMRTLRRLRIPTLIFVNKLDRRGAQSRELLARMAERLPADVIAMGTASNLGERGAQFTPYGRDDAEFASAMIELLAEHDEQLLTTYVENEEALSYGALRTRLAEQTRQALVHPVYFGSAITGAGVDELIAGIRELLPATQGDAGGPLSGSVFKVERGPAGEEVAFVRLFSGSIRTRDRLCFQGDREAKVTAISVFDNGAVLSRPEVSAGQIGKLWGLGGIRIGDAIGAGASPAESAFFAPPTLETVIAPVRPSDKGNLQVALSQLAEQDPLINLRQDDLRQETFVSLYGEVQKEVTQTTLAVEYGIEVTFRETTTICIERLNGSGAAVEFNKQDPNPFLATIGLRVEPAPVKSGVTFRLEVELGSMPYAFVKAVEETVHETLRQGIHGWQIPDAIVTMTHSGYSARQSHAHAVFDKSMSSTAGDFRNLTPLVLMAALQEAGTTVHEPMHHFQLDLPTDTVRAALAALSRLRAVPRVPALAAETSTLEGEIPAAAVDRLERQLPALTRGEGVLESAFDRYHPVTGAVPSRPRTDHDPLNRRDYLLHVLRRV
- a CDS encoding peptidase inhibitor family I36 protein, yielding MFEDSNGNGWLLRAAGGFPTSDRDLENRGMGDAASAYWNRTGAYFCVFEHDNFGGRSFRISPNGTSKSFDIAGAPWADNEISSYSIIASNKLCSSLR
- a CDS encoding putative protein N(5)-glutamine methyltransferase, with the protein product MVGALRAAGCVFAEDEAALLISAARDDASLDLERLVEQRVAGLPLEQVIGFAEFCGLRILLDAGVFVPRRRTEHLVTEARALTRPHAVVVDLCCGSGALGVAVAAPQPVDLHAADLEPAAVRCARRNVEPLGGQVHEGDLYSALPDSLRGQISVLLANVPYVPTDEVRFLPAEARLHEPLVTLDGGTDGLDIFRRVSAEATQWLAPGGSMLAETSEDQASTAAAILAADGLTPRISTSADLYATVIIGTKD
- a CDS encoding GNAT family N-acetyltransferase; its protein translation is MEIRPATTADLPGIAATSAALFAEDAGQRDPFRNQAWPAAHGEQWIADLHSNPAARIFVAADGAEVVGHLIAIYEPPSDMWLVPRAELVSMFVRPPVRGRGLGGQLVDAFTIWARARGAVRLQVTAYATNEAAQRLYQSRGFKPASVVLANDL